In the Quercus lobata isolate SW786 chromosome 5, ValleyOak3.0 Primary Assembly, whole genome shotgun sequence genome, one interval contains:
- the LOC115991760 gene encoding WPP domain-associated protein: MEDVRVKDASVALCHDGLGQHVDNFQVSEISDDEILKNLDSYFQDINDRLTISRMVSDSVIKGTVDAVEQEAEEKIAQKELEVEKLKHMLHLNHVGADENESLGSALTHHESKITSHHRMYYNCSDAFVEHDRMKESLGRLKNVAKEQFKKLKKAIDGVRGSSSIRKINSGSQLVGLGGILREKASKRWIDVDEMLESLNATFDTVHERVEDMFGLSRESLCSWQQEQEFKAEIEGMVIKNCIRSLQEEFEERLWDQNVQFGGNEYVNWLEKINDISSLRQELDAISKSLSIHESRPLTSLGSLEISGEWSNDKKADHFRSKSLNNSVSSSTLMWEGNGKHEDSNSNIPENSDPAKLKQMSKDELITEMTNMRRNHESKVQEITEKNFRLMREILCMKERGSASPLKKDNELDILKRKIPHFISKLDGILVENKMLCAFSENAENLGSLKDRLESLLSENHQLRDLLADKKKEVTCLLAQVSDAADKLSQRQLMEAKLLCAIEDAQIKALICEDVYKCVLRELIGQIKRVTEESDLKCNIVREIYEIILNEAAYLAKPRSNSNIEDSDIESITMQGLCGIIFEEALKDAEEKVSNLNMKYTDENKIRVTLEMEALEKEEVLRLELVDKKKLKQVIRTLEESIEEKEKLAQETTVALANEKVRSELACQELDNLRNQKIKALEQIETYKAEICVLNQKLELRMKELTEVDEERRMIHAFAQEKQNALSLANNKEREHQKQMELLVALAQGLSNAVAGFERRVTENISNISLRLENLSSESRLLIPNANVLRRTGLSYKQTLERKCSDLEKAESEVDLLGDEVDALLSLLEKIYIALDHYSPILQHYPGIIEILKLVKRELSGESTRPV; encoded by the exons ATGGAGGACGTAAGGGTTAAGGATGCTAGTGTGGCTCTGTGCCATGATGGGTTGGGGCAGCATGTCGATAACTTTCAGGTAAGTGAGATATCGGATGATGAGATCCTTAAGAATTTGGACTCATATTTTCAAGATATCAATGATCGGTTGACTATTTCTAGGATGGTGAGTGACTCTGTCATAAAGGGCACGGTTGATGCAGTTGAACAAGAAGCAGAGGAGAAAATTGCCCAGAAAGAGTTGGAGGTGGAAAAATTGAAGCATATGCTACATCTTAACCATGTGGGTGCAGATGAAAATGAATCTTTGGGATCTGCTTTGACACACCATGAGTCCAAAATCACAAGTCACCACAGGATGTATTATAACTGTTCAGATGCTTTTGTAGAGCACGACAGAATGAAAGAATCTTTGGGGAGACTTAAAAATGTGGCTAAAGAGCAGTTCAAGAAGCTCAAGAAGGCAATTGATGGCGTAAGAGGTAGTAGTTCTATTAGGAAGATTAATTCTGGTTCTCAGCTGGTGGGATTGGGTGGTATTCTTCGGGAGAAGGCATCCAAAAGATGGATTGATGTGGATGAAATGCTTGAAAGTCTAAATGCTACTTTTGACACAGTTCATGAACGAGTGGAAGATATGTTTGGGTTGTCTAGGGAATCACTCTGTTCATGGCAACAAGAGCAAGAGTTTAAAGCAGAAATTGAAGGTATGGTAATTAAGAATTGCATTCGGAGTCTTCAAGAAGAGTTTGAAGAAAGACTTTGGGATCAAAATGTGCAATTTGGTGGTAATGAATATGTGAATTGGCTTGAAAAGATTAATGATATCTCAAGTTTACGGCAGGAATTGGATGCCATTTCAAAATCACTGTCTATTCATGAAAGTCGGCCACTAACTTCTCTGGGGTCCTTAGAGATTAGTGGGGAGTGGAGTAATGATAAAAAGGCTGATCATTTCCGCAGCAAAAGCTTAAACAATAGTGTTTCATCGTCCACTTTGATGTGGGAAGGAAATGGCAAACATGAAGATTCAAATAGTAATATCCCAGAAAATTCTGATCCTGCCAAACTAAAGCAAATGTCAAAAGATGAATTGATCACTGAGATGACCAACATGAGGAGAAATCATGAGTCTAAAGTGCAAGAGATaactgaaaaaaattttagactgATGCGGGAAATATTGTGTATGAAGGAAAGGGGATCTGCTTCACCGTTGAAGAAGGATAATGAGCTTGACatattaaagagaaaaattcCCCATTTCATTTCAAAGTTGGATGGAATTCTTGTGGAAAATAAGATGCTATGTGCATTTAGTGAAAATGCTGAAAATCTTGGCAGTTTGAAGGACAGACTGGAATCCCTTCTTTCAGAAAATCACCAGCTTAGAGACTTGCTTGCAGATAAGAAAAAGGAAGTCACATGCCTTTTAGCACAAGTTTCTGATGCTGCAGATAAACTGTCTCAGCGCCAACTAATGGAGGCAAAGTTATTATGTGCTATAGAAGATGCACAAATTAAAGCTTTAATTTGTGAAGATGTTTATAAATGTGTTCTCAGGGAGTTAATTGGCCAAATTAAACGTGTCACCGAGGAGTCAGATTTGAAGTGTAACATCGTGCGAgaaatttatgaaattatattaaatgaaGCTGCTTATCTTGCTAAACCTAGAAGCAACTCCAATATTGAAGATTCTGATATAGAGTCCATTACCATGCAAGGGCTGTGTGGGATTATATTTGAAGAAGCCCTGAAAGATGCTGAAGAGAAAGTCAGTAACTTGAACATGAAATATACCGATGAAAATAAAATTCGAGTTACTCTGGAAATGGAGGCactagaaaaagaagaagtcttAAGATTGGAGCTTGTGGATAAGAAAAAACTAAAGCAAGTGATACGCACACTGGAAGAATCGATTGAAGAAAAGGAGAAGTTAGCGCAGGAAACAACAGTTGCATTGGCAAATGAGAAAGTGCGATCTGAGTTAGCTTGTCAAGAGCTTGATAATTTACGGAATCAAAAGATTAAGGCATTAGAGCAAATTGAAACATATAAGGCGGAGATATGTGTGTTAAATCAGAAGCTTGAACTAAGAATGAAAGAGTTGACGGAAGTTGATGAAGAGAGAAGAATGATTCATGCTTTTGCCCAAGAGAAGCAGAATGCGTTGTCATTGGCCAACAATAAAGAGAGGGAGCATCAGAAGCAAATGGAATTATTAGTTGCTCTTGCACAGGGATTGTCAAATGCGGTTGCTGGGTTTGAACGTAGAGTGACagaaaatatatcaaatataagTTTGAG GTTGGAAAACTTGAGTTCTGAATCTCGTTTGCTTATCCCAAATGCTAATGTACTTCGAAGAACAGGGTTGTCATACAAGCAGACGCTTGAAAGGAAATGTTCTGACCTTGAAAAGGCTGAATCTGAG